The nucleotide sequence GTACAGGCCCATCTGGTCCGGGCTGACATCGGTGCCGACGATTCGGAGGGGCAGCGGGGAACGGCGCAGGGCCTTGAGGATGCCCTGGCTGACATTGCCGCCGACGGCCAGCACCATCACGGTCAGTTTGCCGGTGCGCATCGCATTGTCTTCCATGCGGGGCTCAGTCCAGTTTCTCGCGCACGCTGCGCACCTTGTCGGCCATGGTCTGGTCGCGGTCTGTGCGCGTGCCGAACTTCATGGTGGTGGAGACGCGGGGCGCGCCCATTTCGTGGACAAGTTCGTGGCAGCGTTTCACGGCGGCCATCACGTCGTCCCATTCGCCCTCGATGTTGGTGCCGTAGGCGTGGAGCTGCGGGTTGAGGCCCGCGTCCCGCAGCACGCCCTCGCATGCGGCGATGTACTTCGAGAGGGACGGTTCCGCGTTCAGCGGAATCAGGCACAAGTCGGCGATGACGTGCATGGCGGTTCTCCTTGGCCCGGCGCGGCGGGGTGTCCCATATCTTAGCCCCTCGCACGCACGCCGTTCCATGTGGTCCGGGCGCGCTGAAAAGCGCGGCGGGCTTGCCTGGCGGGAGGGAAAGCGTCATACTCAATCCAGGCGCGGGCGGCGCGGCCGCCCGAACAACAAGGAGAACCGCCATGCCAACACTCGGCCATGTGGGCGCGCAAAGTTACAGTTTCCGGAAATTTGACTTCAAGGGCGCGCTGGACCGGCTCGCCGACCTGGGCCTGGACACGATGGAGTTTTGCGCGGTCCATTTCCCGCCCGACCCGGACAATCCCGGGCTGGGAAAGATACTGGCGGAACTTGCCCGGCGCGGCGTGTCCGTGCCCTGCTACGGCGTCGAGGCCTTCGGGGGCGACGCCGCCGCGAACCGGCGGAAGTTCGAGTTCGCCCGCGCCCTGGGCGCGCGGTTCATCACGGCCGACCCGGCCCCCGAATCCTTTGACGGGCTCGAGGCGCTGGTGGAGGAGT is from Candidatus Hydrogenedentota bacterium and encodes:
- a CDS encoding MTH1187 family thiamine-binding protein, giving the protein MHVIADLCLIPLNAEPSLSKYIAACEGVLRDAGLNPQLHAYGTNIEGEWDDVMAAVKRCHELVHEMGAPRVSTTMKFGTRTDRDQTMADKVRSVREKLD